TGTAACCTGTTTGGAGAGGTCCTAAAAACAAAGCAATCACAGCAAACCAATAAAGCAGTTCTCAATATAAATGGATTGCCGGGGGGGATCTATTTTTTGCAAATTGAAGGAGACAAAAAATACATGAGCAAAAGGTTTATAGTAATGAACTAGTCTTAACAATTGAAAGTATGGAACGAGCATGGAAAAATATTCAAACACAAAAGTGTGATTATTTAAAGCGGATTCCATGTGTTGCAAAAAAGAAACAATTATAAACACATGAAATTAAATGAGTTGTCGTTGGTTTCTGTTTTGTTTATTCTGATATTCGGAATAGCTTGTAATTCAGAAAAAAAGAAAAAGGATGAAAGTAGTCAGGATGGCTATAAACTGGTATGGGCAGATGAGTTTGATTATGAGGGGTTGCCTGATTCATCCAAATGGAGCTATGATACCAAAGGAAATGAATGGGGTTGGGGTAATAATGAGGAACAGTATTATACCAGCCGTCGTATGGCAAATTCAGAGGTAAAAGATGGCAAGCTGTATATTACCGCAATCAAAGAAAATTACAAGGATCATAAGTTTACGTCAGCAAGATTAATAACAAAAGGTAAAGGCGATTGGCTGTATGGAAAAGTTGAGGTGTGTGCAAAGCTTCCCGAAGGGCGTGGTTTGTGGCCTGCTATTTGGATGTTGCCTACTGATGGGGAGTATGGTAGCTGGCCGAATAGTGGGGAAATTGATATCATGGAAAATGTGGGTTACATGCCGGATACGATTTTGGCCACCGCACATACTCAGGCCTACAATCACAAAATCAATACCCAGCGTGGTGATACAATCGTTGTGCCGACCTGTTACGACCGATACCATTTGTATCAGTTGGAGTGGGAACCTGAAAAATATCGGGTTTTTGTTGACGGGGAGCATGTATTCACGTTTGAAAACGAAGGAACAGGCTACAAAGAATGGCCGTTTGACAAACCGTTTCATTTGCTATTGAACGTGGCAGTTGGCGGTAACTGGGGAGGAACAAAAGGAATTGATTATTCCATATTCCCTCGATCAATGGAGGTGGATTACGTCCGGGTGTATCAAAAAATATAAGAAATAATGAAATCAGCACTTTTCATGGTGCTTTTATGGATCGCTTGCGGAACGGTTTATGGACAAAGTCAGAAGAGAGGAATGGCATATGGACATCATTCGACGGAAGACTTACAGGTTTTGTCTCCCGAAATAAGCTGGTGGTATAATTGGGCGGAGACTCCGGAAAATTCAGTTGTTAATGTTTTTGGAAACTATGGTTTTGAGTTTGTCCCGATGACATGGAATGGAAATTTCAATGAAACGAAGCTTCGAAATTTCCTGAAAGCTCATCCCGCAACGAAATACCTTCTGGCGTTTAACGAGCCAAATTTTTTAGAACAAGCGAATATGAAACCGTCGGAAGTTGCTGCTCAATGGGCAAGGCTTGAAGCGATCGCCGACGAATTCAATTTGAAGATAGTAGCCCCCGCAGTTAACTATTGCGGTGAGTGTGTAACTGAAAATGGCACTACGTACACTGATCCGTTTCAATATTTAGACGACTTTTTTGAAGTATGTCCTGATTGTCGAGTAGATCATATTGCGGTGCACAGCTACATGAACACTGTGAGTGCACTGCAGTGGTATATTGGTAAATTTAAGAAATACGAAAAGCCGATTTGGTTAACCGAATTTGCCGGTTGGGAATACAATGATAACATTAATGATGTGAACGACCAGATTAGTTTTATGATTGGAGCTGTAGATTTTTTAGAGGCTGATCCCGACGTATTCCGCTACGCCTGGTTTATAGGAAGGCGAGACGGGATCAATTCGTTCCCGTATATCGATTTGCTTGGCGCTAACGGAGTCTTAACCCAGTTGGGCGAAGTGTATAAACAAATGCCAACCCACGATGCAGATCAGGTGGTAGAAATTCCGGCAACCATTGAGGCTGAAGCCTATAATAAAATGGCATTTTATTGGAGAAGACATCGGATAATATCGGTTTTGCCAATGTGGGGTATATTGATGCCGGAGATTGGTTGGAATATAAAATACAAGTGGATCATACCAGTGATTATGCGATCGCCTTTCGGCTGGCTTCAACAAAAATATCAAGCTTGCAGGTCTTGATAGATGACGAAATAGAATTGACGCAGAGCATAACAAATACGAATGGTTGGCAGAATTGGAAAACACTTAGCAGTTCAATTCATCTGCCATCCGGAACTCATAAGATACGACTAAAGGCAGGGAGTGATGGCTTTAATATGAATTGGTTTAAAATAGGAAATGTCACAAGCAATGAGACTGAAATTCAGAATGCTAAGCAGGGTGTAAAATTGTTTCCAAATCCTGGAGATGGTATTTTTCAAATTCAATGCAATCAAGAAATTTCTGCATTTCTGGTTTTTAACTTGGTTGGCAGTCAGATCGCCAGACTTGAGTTTTCAAATACAATTGATTTGAGCCACCTGAAAGCGGGAATATATTTTCTGAAGGCGCTAAGCAGTCAGGGGGATGTTTTATCAACCAAAAAGCTTATAATTCGTCATTAGAACAAAATATACTTATGTTGAACAGTGTAATTTAAACGTATGATTCGATATCAGTTAAAAATAGTTTTTCTCTTGGTAGCCATAATTATCATTGCATATGGAAGTCGGGCGCAGGAAACAGCATGTGAGAGCCTGGTTTGGAGTGACGAGTTCGATGCCGACGGGGCTCCATCGACAGCTAAATGGAATTACGACACTGGCGGTGGGGGCTGGGGAAATAACGAATTACAAACTTATACGAACAACCGGACAAATTCATGGGTTGAAAATGGTCTTTTGCACATTAAAGCCACGAAGGCGAGTGGCAGTTGGACTTCGGCAAGATTGGTAACACGGGCTAAAGGCGATTGGTTATACGGACGTATTGAAGTGAAAGCAAAACTTCCCTCAAGGAAAGGTACTTGGCCTGCTATTTGGATGTTACCTACCGATTGGGAATATGGTGGCTGGCCTGCGAGTGGCGAAATAGACATCATGGAGCACGTCGGATACGATCCTGGGGTGGTGCATGGAACCATTCATACAGAAGCCTATAATCACGGTATTGGCACACAAAAAGGGGCAAGCATTACGGTTGACGATGCTAGTTCTGTTTTTCATGTTTATGCTATTGAATGGACAGCTGAAGACATAAAGTGGTATGTTGATGATCAGTTGTATTTTACCTTCAATAATAAAAATAGCACCTATAAAGAATGGCCTTTTGATAAACGCTTTCATTTGCTGCTAAATATTGCCATTGGAGGCGATTGGGGAGGAGCTCAGGGCATTGATCCAAACCTGACTGAAGCTGTGATGGAGGTTGACTACG
This genomic stretch from uncultured Sunxiuqinia sp. harbors:
- a CDS encoding carbohydrate-binding protein; translation: MGYIDAGDWLEYKIQVDHTSDYAIAFRLASTKISSLQVLIDDEIELTQSITNTNGWQNWKTLSSSIHLPSGTHKIRLKAGSDGFNMNWFKIGNVTSNETEIQNAKQGVKLFPNPGDGIFQIQCNQEISAFLVFNLVGSQIARLEFSNTIDLSHLKAGIYFLKALSSQGDVLSTKKLIIRH
- a CDS encoding glycoside hydrolase family protein, which translates into the protein MKSALFMVLLWIACGTVYGQSQKRGMAYGHHSTEDLQVLSPEISWWYNWAETPENSVVNVFGNYGFEFVPMTWNGNFNETKLRNFLKAHPATKYLLAFNEPNFLEQANMKPSEVAAQWARLEAIADEFNLKIVAPAVNYCGECVTENGTTYTDPFQYLDDFFEVCPDCRVDHIAVHSYMNTVSALQWYIGKFKKYEKPIWLTEFAGWEYNDNINDVNDQISFMIGAVDFLEADPDVFRYAWFIGRRDGINSFPYIDLLGANGVLTQLGEVYKQMPTHDADQVVEIPATIEAEAYNKMAFYWRRHRIISVLPMWGILMPEIGWNIKYKWIIPVIMRSPFGWLQQKYQACRS
- a CDS encoding glycoside hydrolase family 16 protein; the protein is MKLNELSLVSVLFILIFGIACNSEKKKKDESSQDGYKLVWADEFDYEGLPDSSKWSYDTKGNEWGWGNNEEQYYTSRRMANSEVKDGKLYITAIKENYKDHKFTSARLITKGKGDWLYGKVEVCAKLPEGRGLWPAIWMLPTDGEYGSWPNSGEIDIMENVGYMPDTILATAHTQAYNHKINTQRGDTIVVPTCYDRYHLYQLEWEPEKYRVFVDGEHVFTFENEGTGYKEWPFDKPFHLLLNVAVGGNWGGTKGIDYSIFPRSMEVDYVRVYQKI